The Scomber scombrus chromosome 5, fScoSco1.1, whole genome shotgun sequence genome window below encodes:
- the ano7 gene encoding anoctamin-7 — translation MKMRRRGDQRDDSTTLITMETKPDGSYGSITMDAPVRLVDRNVFSDGSTRVDFVLVWEEPQEEEKTADRLEHRKWREEFLNKLKRSGLLMEQREVLQQKMRIYFVLLSAPWSVLCYYAEEISLRVPLQVVNAPNLHWSEQVLEQLSFPNPLRQDVPNPPPYYYTCQFRANKLERFLGTENPETFFKTTQRHQVLYEILARTPYGSVKKGRVGIDRLLSEQVFTAAYPLHEGEYKLPTPPVPPESLGLRQILYAYWAQWSCWKRYQPLDHIREYFGEKIALYYAWLGFYTGWLLPASFLGTLVFLIGFWLVTTDVPAMELCNSGNDFTMCPLCNICSYWNYSSICVTYKAGLLFDNGGTVFLSVFMALWAVTFLEYWKRTCSTLSHRWDCSDFLDVEDRPRPEFTAMAPMTMRNPVTGAEEPYFPENKRFSRTLTGCMVIVIMVIVVLMFLIAIILYRTILSIIIYKSHNAFVSGFASRIASISGSVLNLLVILMLSRVYISLAHILTRWEMHRTQRQYEDMFILKVFIFQFINFYSSPVYIAFFKGRFIGYPGNYYTLFGVRNEDCGAGGCLIELAQELLVIMVGKQLINNVQEFISPKLMAWWQKRKLKSKPKKEEKEKEEGQEEQRGEKEVKEEVEEELLPWEADYQLLLCEGLFSEYLEMVIQFGFITIFVAACPLAPLFALVNNWVEIRLDAQKFVTEYRRPVVERGQDIGIWFPILQFISHAAVLSNAFLIAFTSSFLPRLYYRYTRDSNLSGFINFTLATSPRNYSVQHDTSCRYRGYRDMNGDFLPEYFHLLAIRLTFVIVFEHVVFFVGRLIDLMVSDIPEEVELKIKREHYMAKEALAENQSLGNIVVLGDDVQSGELRKRGSRTSPPQSDSPPPNLKGIPEEPETPGNH, via the exons atgaagatgaggaggagaggggatcAGAGAGATGACAGCACCACGCTCATCACCATGGAAACCAAGCCGGACGGTAGCTATGGCagcatcaccatg GATGCACCTGTGCGGCTTGTGGACAGGAATGTGTTCAGCGACGGCTCGACTCGTGTTG ATTTTGTGCTGGTGTGGGAGGAGcctcaggaggaggagaaaacagcTGATAGGTTGGAACACAGGAAGTGGAGGGAGGAGTTCCTGAACAAGCTGAAACGCTCCGGACTCCTGATGGAGCAG AGGGAGGTTCTCCAGCAGAAGATGAGGATCTATTTTGTCCTCCTCAGCGCTCCATGGAGTGTCCTCTGTTACTACGCTGAGGAGATCAGCCTGAGAGTCCCACTGCAG GTGGTCAACGCTCCCAACCTTCACTGGTCTGAGCAGGTTCTGGAGCAGTTGTCCTTCCCAAACCCTCTGAGACAGGATGTCCCCAACCCTCCACCTTACTACTACACCTGTCAGTTCAGGGCCAACAAGCTGGAGAG gtttctgGGGACCGAAAACCCGGAGACGTTCTTCAAGACGACTCAGAGACATCAGGTG CTCTATGAGATTCTGGCTCGGACTCCGTATGGATCAGTGAAGAAGGGGAGAGTGGGCATCGACCGGCTGCTCAGTGAGCAGGTCTTCACTGCTGCATACCCTCTGCATGAG GGAGAGTACAAGCTGCCGACCCCCCCGGTTCCCCCGGAGTCTCTGGGTCTCAGACAGATCCTGTATGCGTACTGGGCCCAGTGGAGCTGCTGGAAACGTTACCAACCTCTGGACCACATCAGGGAGTACTTTGGAGAGAAGATAGCGCTTTACTATGCATGGCTCG GTTTTTACACCGGCTGGTTGTTGCCAGCCTCCTTCCTCGGGACTCTGGTCTTCCTGATCGGGTTTTGGCTCGTAACGACTGATGTTCCAGC gatggAGTTGTGTAACAGTGGAAATGACTTCACGATGTGTCCTCTCTGCAACATCTGCTCCTACTGGAACTACTCCAGCATCTGTGTCACCTACAag gcGGGTCTTCTCTTTGATAATGGGGGGACAGTGTTCCTCAGTGTGTTTATGGCTCTCTGGGCCGTCACCTTCCTGGAGTACTGGAAGAGAACCTGCTCCACCCTGTCTCACCGCTGGGACTGCTCCGACTTCTTGGATGTAGAG gaccgACCTCGACCTGAGTTCACCGCCATGGCTCCGATGACGATGAGGAACCCGGTGACGGGAGCAGAGGAACCGTACTTCCCCGAAAATAAACGATTCAGCAGAACTCTGACTGGCTGCATGGTCATCGTCATCATG GTAATTGTCGTCCTGATGTTTCTCATCGCCATCATCCTGTACCGCACCATCCTCAGCATCATCATCTACAAGTCACACAACGCCTTCGTCAGCGGCTTC GCTTCGAGGATCGCCAGTATTTCAGGATCAGTGTTGAACTTGTTGGTCATCCTCATGTTGTCTCGAGTTTACATCTCACTGGCTCACATCCTCACCCGCTGGG agatgCATCGTACTCAGAGACAGTATGAAGACATGTTTATCCTCAAAGTTTTCATCTTCCAGTTCATTAACTTCTACTCATCTCCAGTTTACATCGCTTTCTTCAAAGGCAG gttcaTCGGTTACCCCGGCAACTACTACACCCTGTTTGGAGTCCGCAACGAAGAC tgtggagCAGGCGGATGTCTCATTGAACTGGCCCAGGAGCTGCTGGTCATCATGGTTGGAAAACAGCTGATTAACAACGTCCAGGAGTTCATCAGccc GAAGTTGATGGCGTGGTGGCAAAAGAGGAAGCTGAAGTCGAAGccaaagaaggaggagaaggagaaggaggagggacaggaggagcagaggggggagaaggaggtgaaggaggaggtggaggaggagctgctCCCCTGGGAGGCGGACTACCAGCTGCTGCTATGTGAGGGTCTGTTCAGCGAGTACCTGGAGATGG tgatCCAGTTCGGCTTCATCACCATCTTCGTGGCGGCGTGCCCTCTGGCGCCGCTCTTCGCCCTCGTTAACAACTGGGTGGAAATCCGTCTGGACGCTCAGAAGTTCGTGACGGAGTATCGCCGCCCGGTGGTGGAGCGAGGGCAGGACATCGGCATCTGGTTCCCCATCCTGCAGTTCATCTCGCACGCCGCCGTCCTCAGCAAC GCGTTCCTCATCGCCTTCACGTCGTCCTTCCTCCCACGTCTCTACTACCGCTACACCCGAGACAGCAACCTGAGCGGCTTCATCAACTTCACCCTGGCAACTTCTCCACGCAACTACAGCGTGCAACACGACACATCCTGCAG GTATCGCGGCTACAGGGATATGAACGGAGACTTCCTGCCGGAGTATTTTCACCTGCTCGCCATCCGACTGACTTTCGTCATCGTCTTTGAG CATGTGGTCTTCTTCGTGGGCCGTCTGATCGACTTGATGGTGTCTGACATCCCTGAGGAGGTGGAGCTGAAGATCAAGAGGGAGCACTACATGGCGAAAGAGGCGCTGGCTGAGAACCAG TCTCTCGGGAACATCGTGGTTCTTGGTGACGACGTCCAGTCCGGAGAACTGCGGAAACGTGGATCCAGAACCTCGCCACCACAGAGTGACTCCCCCCCACCGAACCTGAAGGGGATCCCTGAGGAACCAGAAACACCAGGCAACCACTGA